One genomic segment of Myxococcus guangdongensis includes these proteins:
- a CDS encoding serine/threonine-protein kinase: MATVFLAVDLRLSRPVALKRMHPGKDPGRVERFRREAELAASLRHPNILEVHDFGEDAEGPFLVCEWVRGEDLRSLAARLGPVPPEAALVLGWELARALSAAHASGVVHRDVKPDNVLVAEGGPLKLADFGLAALEDQERLTSTGAVTGSLAYMAPERIDTGAFSPASDVYAVGVILFELVSGGTPHAGKGAAHLAASVMTRDAPSLTEVVPGTPESLSVLVSRCLTRDARNRPTDGGVLAAELEALLRQEVGPPAEVAREFLSNPVAGAIQWRKSRFQRLLTEGRALLAKGEGARAAKVLNAALMLEPASSEVVALLRERQRPRRSRARWAAGFVLCAATGLGGWTLSRHHEATRAEDPTSSRDGQAGARGSDAKPSRDGQTGTGAEGSTPSRDGQAGARPEGSTPSREGQAGAWVSGATPSEGGAAGAWKASCAEGDSSPECVKALARGREDAGRGSDLLVDDGLGSESVGAAREALAELSRTQAKKAMGSRSAPSPSMRAGSASGGPSGPTPPARGAQPSTVGETAVAAPTQAEPAPATVGTDAAGGGESNTRGDVTSVAHAPVGDSVKPESTEGSPVVPVSGGSVPPASADSSAAAPASPGVLKLTARPWAEVFVNGESRGYTPRVRELSLPSGTHHLRFANSLCDEVEMQVSLAPGETVTRDVVLPLRKAEVLILAPAGSRLFVDGREVGVAPLASAVKVEHGRHTVTARRAGAPVLQREVDAVAGRQLEVSMEGPP, translated from the coding sequence ATGGCCACGGTCTTCCTGGCCGTGGACCTGCGCCTGTCCCGGCCCGTGGCGTTGAAGCGGATGCACCCGGGCAAGGACCCTGGGCGCGTGGAGCGCTTCCGACGCGAGGCCGAGCTGGCGGCCTCCTTGCGTCACCCCAACATCCTGGAGGTGCACGACTTCGGTGAGGACGCGGAAGGGCCGTTCCTCGTCTGCGAGTGGGTGCGGGGCGAGGATTTGCGGAGCCTGGCCGCGAGGCTCGGGCCGGTGCCACCCGAGGCGGCGCTGGTGCTGGGTTGGGAGCTGGCGCGCGCCCTGTCCGCGGCGCATGCGAGCGGCGTGGTGCACCGCGACGTGAAGCCGGACAACGTGCTGGTGGCGGAGGGGGGGCCGCTGAAGCTGGCGGACTTCGGGCTGGCCGCGTTGGAGGACCAGGAGCGGCTGACGAGCACGGGCGCGGTGACGGGCTCGCTGGCGTACATGGCGCCCGAGCGCATCGACACGGGCGCGTTCTCCCCGGCCTCGGATGTGTATGCCGTGGGGGTCATCCTGTTCGAGCTGGTCTCGGGCGGAACGCCGCACGCGGGCAAGGGGGCCGCGCACCTGGCGGCCTCGGTGATGACGCGGGATGCGCCGTCGCTGACGGAGGTGGTGCCGGGGACGCCCGAGTCCTTGTCGGTCCTGGTGTCGAGGTGCCTGACGAGGGATGCCCGCAACAGGCCGACGGACGGAGGCGTGCTGGCGGCGGAGCTGGAGGCCCTGCTGCGGCAGGAGGTGGGCCCGCCCGCGGAGGTGGCTCGGGAGTTCTTGAGCAATCCGGTGGCGGGTGCCATCCAGTGGCGGAAGTCTCGCTTCCAGCGCTTGCTGACGGAGGGGCGCGCGTTGCTGGCGAAGGGCGAGGGCGCGCGCGCCGCGAAGGTGCTCAACGCGGCGCTGATGTTGGAGCCGGCCTCGTCCGAGGTGGTGGCCCTGCTGCGGGAGCGGCAGCGACCCAGGCGCTCGCGGGCGCGGTGGGCCGCGGGGTTCGTGCTCTGCGCGGCGACGGGGTTGGGGGGATGGACGTTGTCTCGTCATCACGAGGCGACGCGAGCCGAGGACCCGACGTCGTCCCGGGATGGACAGGCGGGAGCGCGGGGCTCGGATGCGAAGCCGTCCCGAGACGGACAGACGGGGACAGGCGCCGAGGGCTCGACGCCGTCCCGAGACGGACAGGCAGGAGCACGGCCCGAGGGCTCGACGCCGTCCCGAGAGGGACAGGCAGGTGCATGGGTCTCGGGCGCGACACCCTCCGAGGGTGGAGCGGCAGGCGCATGGAAGGCTTCCTGCGCGGAGGGAGACTCCTCCCCTGAATGTGTGAAGGCGCTCGCGCGAGGACGCGAGGACGCGGGGCGTGGTTCCGATCTCCTCGTGGATGACGGGCTGGGAAGCGAGAGTGTCGGCGCGGCGCGCGAGGCCCTCGCCGAGCTGTCGCGGACGCAAGCGAAGAAGGCGATGGGTTCACGGTCCGCCCCAAGTCCGTCGATGCGCGCCGGGAGCGCCTCGGGTGGACCCTCCGGGCCGACGCCTCCTGCCCGCGGGGCGCAGCCGAGCACGGTGGGCGAGACCGCCGTGGCGGCTCCGACGCAGGCGGAGCCAGCGCCAGCGACCGTGGGCACGGACGCCGCGGGCGGTGGCGAATCGAATACACGGGGAGACGTGACGTCGGTAGCGCATGCGCCTGTGGGAGATTCAGTGAAGCCGGAGTCGACGGAGGGTTCCCCCGTCGTCCCCGTGTCGGGTGGCTCGGTGCCGCCGGCGAGCGCGGACTCGAGTGCCGCCGCGCCCGCGAGCCCCGGGGTGTTGAAGCTGACGGCGCGCCCGTGGGCCGAGGTCTTCGTGAACGGAGAGAGCCGGGGCTACACGCCTCGGGTTCGTGAGCTCTCGTTGCCCTCGGGGACGCACCATCTGCGCTTCGCCAACTCGCTGTGCGACGAGGTGGAGATGCAGGTGTCGCTCGCGCCCGGGGAGACGGTGACGCGGGACGTGGTGCTGCCGCTGCGCAAGGCGGAGGTGCTCATCCTCGCGCCCGCGGGCTCGCGGCTCTTCGTGGATGGCCGGGAGGTGGGCGTGGCGCCCCTGGCCAGCGCGGTGAAGGTGGAGCACGGTCGACACACCGTGACGGCGCGTCGCGCGGGCGCGCCCGTGTTGCAGCGCGAGGTGGACGCGGTGGCGGGGCGGCAGCTCGAGGTCTCGATGGAGGGGCCGCCGTGA
- a CDS encoding histone deacetylase family protein — translation MSVWSWLGRWLPFARGEHVPIFYDEDYRLPLTGIETTVGVEPRGVDFTTWYLLEKHVVRPEDVYHPRQVSYAELSRVHDAAYLESLGQPETLARIYAVDPSEVPVDTLLSNVRLVCGGTLGAARLAFGRRGPVVNMAGGFHHAAPGRGGGFCAVNDIAVALAALQADGYEGQTVVLDLDAHPPDGTAECLAGHPKVWIGSLSGSDWGALPEGVDETRVPEGVTDEQYLALLEAMLARMPKPRLAFVIAGCDVLAGDRFGRVGLTVKGARRRDELLARALRGVPSVWLPGGGYHAESWKVFAGTVLVLSGMAGRRIKARYDPMSARYRRISRMLSQEGAPLDEPLTLEDLEGSLGLGGAVQPRVLGFYTAQSLEYALFRYGLLWQVERLGYSRPRVEVSSTGAGDRIKVLGRAGGEEHLLVDVVVEKRSIGGEPYFFVNWLSLRHPRARFSERRPQLPGQDVPGLGLAREATEMFVLMARRLGLAGVAFRPMWYHLAVVARARFRFADAARQGRFEAMMRDLAALPLLEATRAMAEGRVTLDGKPYRWEADDMVLSLEPTPVDTDAIAAERERHHFTVEPRLG, via the coding sequence ATGAGCGTGTGGAGCTGGCTGGGTCGGTGGCTTCCCTTCGCTCGCGGCGAGCACGTCCCCATCTTCTACGACGAGGACTACCGGCTCCCCCTCACCGGCATCGAGACCACCGTCGGCGTCGAGCCGCGCGGCGTGGATTTCACCACCTGGTATCTGCTCGAGAAGCACGTCGTCCGTCCCGAGGACGTCTACCACCCTCGACAGGTGAGCTACGCGGAGCTGTCCCGCGTCCACGATGCCGCCTACCTCGAGTCCCTCGGCCAGCCGGAGACACTCGCCCGCATCTACGCCGTCGACCCGTCGGAGGTCCCCGTCGACACGCTCCTCTCCAACGTGCGCCTCGTCTGCGGCGGAACCCTGGGCGCCGCCCGGCTCGCGTTCGGCCGCCGAGGCCCCGTGGTGAACATGGCCGGCGGCTTCCACCACGCCGCGCCAGGACGCGGTGGCGGCTTCTGCGCCGTCAACGACATCGCCGTGGCGCTCGCCGCCTTGCAGGCCGATGGCTACGAAGGGCAGACGGTCGTCCTCGACCTGGACGCACACCCACCCGACGGCACCGCCGAGTGTCTCGCTGGCCACCCCAAGGTGTGGATCGGCTCGCTGTCCGGCAGCGACTGGGGCGCGCTGCCCGAAGGCGTCGACGAGACGCGCGTGCCGGAGGGCGTCACCGACGAGCAGTACCTCGCCCTGCTGGAGGCGATGCTCGCGCGCATGCCCAAGCCGCGCCTCGCCTTCGTCATCGCGGGCTGCGACGTGCTCGCCGGAGACCGCTTCGGCCGCGTGGGCCTCACCGTGAAGGGCGCGCGGCGCAGGGACGAGCTCCTCGCCCGGGCGCTGCGCGGCGTGCCCAGCGTGTGGCTCCCCGGCGGCGGCTACCACGCCGAGTCGTGGAAGGTGTTCGCCGGCACGGTGCTCGTGCTGTCCGGCATGGCGGGCCGTCGCATCAAGGCGCGCTATGACCCGATGAGCGCTCGCTACCGGCGCATCTCGCGGATGCTGTCGCAGGAGGGCGCGCCGCTCGACGAGCCGCTGACGCTCGAGGACCTGGAGGGCTCGCTGGGCCTGGGCGGCGCCGTGCAGCCGCGCGTGCTCGGCTTCTACACGGCGCAGTCGCTCGAGTACGCGCTGTTCCGCTACGGCCTGCTGTGGCAGGTGGAGCGCCTGGGCTACAGCCGCCCCCGCGTGGAGGTCAGCTCCACTGGCGCCGGAGACCGCATCAAGGTCCTGGGCCGCGCGGGCGGCGAGGAACACCTGTTGGTGGACGTCGTCGTGGAGAAGCGCTCCATCGGCGGTGAGCCGTACTTCTTCGTCAACTGGCTGAGCCTGCGCCACCCGCGCGCGCGCTTCAGCGAGCGCCGTCCCCAGCTCCCCGGCCAGGACGTGCCCGGCCTGGGGCTCGCGCGCGAGGCCACGGAGATGTTCGTGCTGATGGCGCGGCGACTGGGGCTCGCGGGCGTGGCCTTCCGCCCCATGTGGTACCACCTGGCCGTCGTGGCCCGCGCGCGTTTCCGCTTCGCCGACGCCGCCCGACAGGGGCGCTTCGAGGCGATGATGCGAGACCTCGCGGCCCTGCCGCTCCTGGAGGCCACACGCGCGATGGCCGAGGGCCGCGTGACGCTCGACGGCAAGCCCTACCGCTGGGAGGCCGACGACATGGTGCTGTCGCTCGAGCCCACCCCCGTCGACACCGACGCCATCGCCGCCGAGCGTGAGCGCCACCACTTCACCGTGGAGCCGCGGCTCGGCTGA
- a CDS encoding phosphatase PAP2 family protein codes for MWRRLWAQWAKMSDRNVAVTRLFGMLLLLAVCCLGFIALSDEVSEGETQDFDERVLRLLRSPEDPSLPRGPWWLRLTAEDVTSLGGAPVLFLVTLAVCGFLLLVRRYRTLLLVLLATVGGTLLNGLLKQFFSRPRPSVVPHLKEVMTTSFPSGHAMLSAIVYLTLGALLAQLTERRRLKAYILTVSLLLPLLVGLTRVYLGVHYPTDVLGGWVAGLAWALLTALSARGLRRRSPALREEVRRQVE; via the coding sequence ATGTGGCGTCGCTTGTGGGCTCAGTGGGCGAAGATGTCGGACCGGAACGTGGCGGTGACGCGGCTCTTCGGGATGCTGCTGTTGCTGGCGGTGTGCTGCCTCGGTTTCATCGCGCTGTCGGATGAGGTGTCGGAGGGCGAGACCCAGGACTTCGACGAGCGCGTGCTGCGGCTCTTGCGCAGCCCCGAGGACCCGTCCCTGCCGCGAGGCCCCTGGTGGCTGCGGCTCACCGCGGAGGACGTGACGTCGCTCGGCGGCGCGCCGGTGCTCTTCCTGGTGACGCTGGCCGTGTGCGGCTTCCTGCTGCTGGTGCGTCGCTACCGGACGTTGCTGCTGGTGCTCCTGGCCACCGTGGGCGGCACGCTGCTCAACGGCCTGCTCAAGCAGTTCTTCTCGCGTCCCCGCCCCTCCGTGGTGCCACACCTCAAAGAAGTGATGACGACCAGCTTCCCGAGCGGCCACGCGATGCTGTCCGCCATCGTCTACCTCACCCTCGGCGCGCTCCTGGCCCAGCTCACCGAGCGCCGACGGCTCAAGGCGTACATCCTCACCGTGTCACTGCTCCTCCCGTTGCTCGTGGGCCTGACCCGCGTGTACCTGGGCGTGCACTACCCCACGGACGTGTTGGGCGGCTGGGTGGCGGGGCTCGCGTGGGCGTTGCTCACGGCGCTCTCCGCGCGGGGCCTGCGTCGTCGCAGCCCGGCCCTGCGTGAAGAGGTCCGACGTCAGGTGGAGTGA
- a CDS encoding pyridoxamine 5'-phosphate oxidase family protein → MATQYPHIEPIHRDFILRQRMFFTASAASTGRVNLSPKGLDSLRVLGPNEVVYLDLTGSGNETAAHLRADGRLTLMFCAFEGPPMILRLYGRGQVLRRGGAAYTRLLANEFGGVEPLGARQMVKLDIDLVQKSCGYSVPLYAFTAERPTLTRWAESKGEDGLTEYRHKKNTHSIDGLPTGLFDEED, encoded by the coding sequence ATGGCCACCCAGTATCCGCACATCGAGCCCATCCATCGCGACTTCATCCTGCGCCAGCGGATGTTCTTCACGGCCTCCGCCGCGAGCACGGGTCGGGTGAACCTGTCTCCGAAGGGGCTCGACTCGCTGCGTGTGCTCGGCCCCAACGAGGTCGTCTATCTGGACCTGACCGGCAGCGGGAACGAGACGGCCGCGCACCTGCGCGCCGACGGACGCCTCACGCTCATGTTCTGCGCCTTCGAGGGGCCGCCGATGATTCTGCGCCTCTATGGGCGGGGACAGGTGCTGCGTCGGGGCGGCGCCGCGTACACCCGGCTGCTGGCCAACGAGTTCGGCGGCGTGGAGCCACTGGGCGCGCGGCAGATGGTGAAGCTGGACATCGACCTGGTGCAGAAGTCCTGCGGCTACAGCGTGCCCCTCTACGCGTTCACCGCGGAGAGGCCCACGCTCACGCGTTGGGCGGAGAGCAAGGGTGAGGACGGACTGACGGAGTACCGGCACAAGAAGAACACGCACAGCATCGACGGCCTGCCGACCGGCCTCTTCGACGAGGAGGATTGA
- a CDS encoding biopolymer transporter ExbD gives MGMSVGGGRGGVKSEINVTPLVDVVLVLLIIFMVVTPMMQRGQQVDLPSSQQPDREKATPQDPLILSMTSDRRLFVEAEAYADEKDFQAKLQAALRAEPDRRLLFKADQSLTHGDVLKVMRLAQGAGAKQVALAVVKPGEGASP, from the coding sequence ATGGGTATGTCCGTTGGTGGTGGCCGGGGTGGTGTGAAGAGTGAAATCAACGTCACGCCCCTGGTCGACGTGGTGCTGGTCCTCCTCATCATCTTCATGGTGGTGACGCCGATGATGCAGCGAGGGCAGCAGGTGGACCTGCCTTCCTCACAGCAGCCGGACAGGGAGAAGGCGACACCGCAGGATCCGCTCATCCTCTCGATGACGTCGGACCGCCGCCTGTTCGTGGAGGCCGAGGCCTACGCGGACGAGAAGGACTTCCAGGCGAAGCTGCAGGCCGCGCTTCGAGCGGAGCCGGACCGGAGGCTGTTGTTCAAGGCGGACCAGTCGCTCACCCACGGTGACGTGCTGAAGGTGATGCGACTGGCCCAGGGCGCCGGGGCGAAGCAGGTGGCGCTCGCGGTGGTGAAGCCCGGAGAGGGCGCTTCACCGTAG
- a CDS encoding Dickkopf N-terminal cysteine-rich domain-containing protein — translation MKRWLMALFLAVVVTGCGSTNEDDDKNPNNPDPNEQEKILCSASKACPSGQFCFNGLCALGCQSNANCAADQYCDTEDTAALASYCKNKKVPTCTSDTQCLSNQTCIEGLCSLRPPANPPSCDPDTSDFRDGCDKYSVCMDPDDDGARQPYCASFAPCAEDGACPVGLGGAVCNDGYLSNKGRFCMQGLCRDNSNCPSEWSCVKPFTGSVIGFCSPGAFGFPCQENSQCKSGQCFGAPGIMGTCM, via the coding sequence ATGAAGCGATGGCTGATGGCGCTGTTCCTGGCGGTGGTGGTGACGGGCTGTGGCAGCACCAACGAGGACGACGACAAGAACCCGAACAACCCCGACCCGAACGAGCAGGAGAAGATACTCTGCAGCGCGAGCAAGGCCTGTCCCAGCGGGCAGTTCTGCTTCAACGGCTTGTGTGCCCTGGGCTGCCAGTCGAACGCGAACTGCGCGGCGGACCAGTACTGCGACACCGAGGACACGGCCGCCCTGGCCTCCTACTGCAAGAACAAGAAGGTGCCGACGTGCACCTCCGACACCCAGTGCCTGAGCAACCAGACCTGCATCGAGGGCCTGTGCAGCCTGCGTCCGCCCGCGAACCCGCCCTCGTGCGACCCGGACACGTCTGACTTCCGGGACGGCTGCGACAAGTACTCGGTGTGCATGGACCCGGATGACGACGGCGCGCGCCAGCCGTACTGCGCCAGCTTCGCGCCGTGCGCCGAGGACGGGGCCTGCCCGGTGGGCCTGGGCGGCGCGGTGTGCAACGACGGCTACCTGTCGAACAAGGGCCGCTTCTGCATGCAGGGCCTCTGCCGCGACAACTCCAACTGCCCCTCGGAGTGGAGCTGCGTGAAGCCCTTCACGGGCTCGGTCATCGGCTTCTGCAGCCCGGGCGCCTTCGGCTTCCCGTGCCAGGAGAACTCGCAGTGCAAGTCCGGCCAGTGCTTCGGCGCGCCGGGCATCATGGGCACCTGCATGTAG